A portion of the Gossypium arboreum isolate Shixiya-1 chromosome 8, ASM2569848v2, whole genome shotgun sequence genome contains these proteins:
- the LOC128279289 gene encoding linoleate 9S-lipoxygenase 1-like, translated as MKIPSTVVLMRKTEQDFNDPDDKWSGLHNFGNMLLQKMVSLKLISADIIDSNPSVVILELSLFVENKYGGKVGSEIHLEGWNNRSAYLEDRTIHVYFEWDKDFGTPGAVLVHNPYESEFYLKTITLQDVPGRGPIHFLCNSWVYQNQGSRIFFSNKAYLLRDTPEALRKCREEELRMLRGNGEGKLEEWDRVYDNAVYNDLGRLPVLGGSHEYPYPRRGRTGRPILG; from the exons ATGAAGATTCCCAGCACCGTAGTATTAATGAGGAAGACCGAACAGGACTTCAACGACCCTGATGACAAATGGTCAGGCTTGCACAATTTCGGAAATATGTTGCTTCAGAAAATGGTTTCCTTGAAGCTCATTAGTGCTGATATCATCGATTCCAACCCCA GTGTAGTCATTTTGGAGTTGTCTTTGTTTGTAGAAAATAAATATGGAGGAAAGGTAGGATCAGAGATTCACTTAGAAGGATGGAATAACAGAAGCGCTTACTTGGAAGACAGAACAATCCATGTTTACTTTGAGTGGGACAAAGATTTTGGAACACCAGGAGCTGTCTTGGTTCATAATCCATATGAAAGTGAATTCTACCTCAAAACCATCACTCTTCAAGATGTTCCTGGTCGAGGTCCCATCCATTTCCTTTGTAATTCTTGGGTTTACCAAAACCAAGGGAGCCGTATTTTCTTCTCTAACAAG GCATATCTTCTACGTGATACCCCAGAAGCACTTCGTAAGTGTAGAGAAGAAGAGTTGAGAATGTTGAGAGGAAATGGGGAAGGAAAGCTTGAGGAATGGGATCGAGTTTATGATAATGCTGTGTACAACGATTTGGGAAGGCTCCCTGTTCTCGGAGGTTCACACGAGTATCCTTATCCTAGGAGAGGAAGAACCGGTCGGCCGATATTAGGTTAA